From the genome of Virgibacillus siamensis, one region includes:
- the dcm gene encoding DNA (cytosine-5-)-methyltransferase — protein sequence MEQHGHECVGFCEIDKFARESYKAIHNTEGEEEWHDITKVSDEHIRSLRGRVDVICGGFPCQAFSVAGKRGGFDDARGTLFFEIARIANILKPRYLFLENVKGLLNHNSGATFEVILRTLDELGYDAEWQVLNSKNFGVPQNRERVFIVGYLRNGSTRKVFPVRRNDEQINGVQGQSTNTITARYEAGGSGSYVIEGKQHAQKEVRAVLTPEREEKRQNGRRFKEDGEPMFTLTSQDRHGIAIKEATKQGYKDAYPGDSVNLSLPNSETRRGRVGERIANTLDTGCQQGTVTEELKIRKLTPKECFRLQGFPDSAFAKAAEVNSNSQLYKQAGNSVTVNVISAIAERI from the coding sequence ATGGAACAACACGGCCATGAATGCGTTGGTTTTTGTGAAATAGATAAATTCGCAAGGGAATCATATAAAGCAATACACAATACAGAAGGAGAGGAAGAATGGCATGACATCACAAAAGTATCAGACGAGCATATTCGATCACTTAGAGGACGAGTGGACGTTATCTGTGGAGGATTCCCATGCCAAGCTTTTTCAGTTGCTGGGAAACGAGGGGGATTCGATGACGCTAGAGGAACTTTATTCTTTGAAATCGCACGCATCGCTAATATCCTCAAACCACGCTATTTATTCCTTGAGAACGTCAAAGGATTACTCAACCACAACAGCGGGGCTACGTTCGAGGTTATCCTCAGAACCTTGGATGAACTCGGGTATGATGCGGAATGGCAAGTGCTTAACTCTAAAAACTTCGGAGTACCACAAAACAGGGAACGAGTGTTCATTGTCGGATATCTTAGAAACGGAAGTACACGAAAAGTATTTCCTGTCAGACGAAATGACGAACAGATTAATGGGGTACAAGGACAATCAACAAATACCATTACAGCAAGGTATGAAGCGGGGGGGAGCGGATCGTACGTTATTGAAGGTAAACAGCATGCACAAAAAGAAGTCCGGGCAGTATTAACACCTGAAAGAGAAGAAAAACGACAAAACGGCAGACGTTTCAAAGAAGATGGAGAACCGATGTTTACACTAACGAGCCAAGATAGACACGGGATAGCAATTAAAGAAGCAACCAAACAAGGGTACAAAGACGCATACCCTGGCGACAGCGTGAATTTGTCATTACCTAATTCGGAAACAAGGCGAGGGCGAGTGGGAGAGCGAATAGCCAACACATTAGACACCGGATGCCAACAAGGAACGGTAACGGAAGAATTAAAAATCCGAAAACTAACGCCAAAAGAATGTTTTAGATTACAAGGTTTTCCCGATTCAGCATTCGCTAAAGCAGCAGAAGTTAATTCAAACAGCCAATTATATAAACAAGCCGGTAACAGCGTAACAGTAAACGTCATAAGCGCAATAGCAGAACGAATTTAG
- a CDS encoding sigma factor-like helix-turn-helix DNA-binding protein gives MEWVDKLIIEYEQGRKELRQMHDKLGDSEQDEKDKSEINSMINDMTFSLEWMKTGTQPDMYLGIDKHGAYQTDHIANMDWFPSLDIVPERKLTEQEKQDIFLKLVKLSARERVCFVLREGYLWEFHDIAEELGVSKQTVHIYFKRARKKLGIDNKKE, from the coding sequence ATGGAATGGGTAGACAAGCTGATAATCGAATACGAGCAGGGCAGGAAGGAACTAAGGCAGATGCATGACAAGCTAGGAGATAGCGAACAAGACGAAAAAGACAAGTCGGAAATCAATTCAATGATTAACGATATGACATTTAGTCTTGAATGGATGAAAACGGGAACGCAGCCCGATATGTATTTAGGGATTGATAAGCACGGTGCATATCAGACGGATCACATAGCTAATATGGACTGGTTTCCTTCATTGGATATTGTTCCAGAACGAAAACTCACCGAACAAGAAAAACAAGATATATTCTTAAAACTTGTGAAGCTATCAGCTAGAGAAAGAGTGTGTTTTGTCCTTAGAGAGGGGTATCTGTGGGAGTTTCATGACATAGCGGAGGAGTTAGGGGTTTCTAAACAAACAGTCCACATCTATTTCAAAAGAGCTAGAAAAAAACTAGGGATTGACAATAAAAAGGAATAA
- a CDS encoding phage minor head protein codes for MLDLLADMHRKYADNGSISRTEVYKYKRFEKEMERIKLLIHDDYKKVYQEINKLMKDQYTDNLLMSLFVYEMATQLDMQVTIPSARVVSEAILNPIKELTLSSLMNQHRNEIVRKIRIELAQGIQAGESYGEMAERLEKAVNFSRSKARRVARTESGRVQVESRLKSIEKAKKMIEPDKQVEQAKSDDKPETDGKPKIVRDKPYGLKPEGNESAFAKFWMAELDLRTRRSHRKLDGQTADDEGYFHYKGMKAKGPSLWANPSMTINCRCDVGVKINGKMPDTRRVRDYNDARYQQRLADRMDFLMAEEGLTEKQAERKAMKQVYPPNIVEKYRFYEDWYKDQPK; via the coding sequence TTGCTAGACCTATTAGCTGATATGCATAGAAAGTACGCTGATAATGGATCTATTAGCCGTACAGAGGTATACAAGTATAAACGTTTCGAGAAGGAAATGGAACGCATTAAATTATTGATCCATGATGACTATAAGAAAGTGTATCAGGAAATCAATAAACTAATGAAAGACCAGTATACTGACAATCTATTAATGAGCCTGTTTGTATACGAAATGGCTACACAGCTAGATATGCAAGTAACCATTCCGAGCGCGCGGGTAGTAAGTGAAGCTATACTCAATCCGATAAAAGAGTTGACATTATCATCATTGATGAATCAGCACAGGAACGAGATTGTGCGAAAGATACGGATAGAGTTGGCGCAAGGTATCCAGGCGGGCGAATCATATGGAGAAATGGCTGAACGCCTTGAAAAAGCGGTCAATTTTAGTCGGAGTAAAGCTAGACGAGTGGCTAGAACAGAATCCGGTAGAGTACAAGTTGAATCACGTTTGAAAAGCATCGAAAAAGCTAAAAAAATGATCGAGCCGGATAAACAGGTGGAACAAGCGAAGTCGGACGATAAGCCGGAAACTGATGGCAAGCCGAAAATTGTACGTGATAAGCCATATGGACTGAAACCAGAAGGAAACGAAAGCGCATTTGCAAAGTTTTGGATGGCTGAATTGGATTTACGTACAAGGCGGTCACACAGAAAGCTAGACGGACAGACAGCGGATGATGAGGGGTATTTTCATTATAAGGGTATGAAAGCAAAAGGCCCGTCATTGTGGGCCAACCCCTCCATGACGATTAATTGTCGTTGTGATGTCGGGGTTAAAATAAATGGCAAGATGCCAGACACAAGGCGTGTGCGTGACTACAACGATGCACGCTACCAACAAAGACTGGCAGACAGAATGGACTTTCTCATGGCGGAAGAAGGATTAACAGAAAAACAAGCAGAACGAAAGGCAATGAAACAAGTTTATCCACCAAATATAGTGGAGAAGTACAGATTTTATGAAGATTGGTACAAAGATCAACCAAAGTAA
- a CDS encoding RusA family crossover junction endodeoxyribonuclease, translating into MIKFTIPGDCVAQGRPRAVRMGKGIRLYDPKTSRDYKTYVARIAQEYAPKEPIETTLFVNLVIYRQIPKSTSKKKREQMLSGEIRPTVKPDIDNLSKGILDSLNGIIYKDDSQIVELNATKYYSDSPRAEIEIIEKW; encoded by the coding sequence ATGATTAAGTTTACTATACCTGGGGATTGTGTAGCGCAAGGAAGGCCCAGAGCAGTAAGAATGGGCAAAGGCATCAGGCTATACGATCCGAAAACATCACGTGATTACAAAACATATGTAGCACGAATAGCGCAGGAATATGCGCCAAAAGAACCGATTGAAACAACTTTATTCGTAAATCTAGTAATCTACCGACAAATACCGAAATCGACAAGCAAGAAGAAACGAGAACAAATGTTATCCGGTGAAATCAGACCGACAGTTAAGCCCGACATTGACAATTTAAGCAAGGGTATTCTTGATTCACTTAACGGGATAATCTATAAAGATGATTCGCAAATTGTAGAATTGAACGCTACAAAATATTATTCAGACAGTCCACGCGCTGAAATTGAGATAATTGAAAAGTGGTGA
- a CDS encoding phage portal protein, whose product MYPTEPTHTEELISHIQNQSPKTPDIIKELIDNHDTSAMENGVRYYFNDTDIVGRKIYTYENGAKVVDNDATNEKLPASWHKRLVDQKVGYLVGKPVTLASDKENDPALERIQEIIGDEFDDTMPELVKHASNKGREFLHPYIDDEGQFDYMIVPAQECIPIYTKTKKRDLEAVIRYYDVGDIKKIELWDSEQVTYYEEIDGKVHYDAGVEQNPQSHFYYGNKGYGWGKVPFVDFRNNEECISDLKFYKRLIDAYELIISNTANTIVDVQSLIYVLKGYEGQDLDEFMTNLKKYKAISVSDEPGSGVDTLQADIPVNAVDSHADRLEQLIYDAGQGVNFSADKLGNNPSGVSLKFLYTALDLKASVLERKFSKSLREFTWFICEYLSIAENVKADYQDYTWTFNKSIITNEAEIIKNLGLSQSMLSDETILTNHPYVDDVQAELDKRKAQQDEYMQNMPGVEVNEPE is encoded by the coding sequence ATGTACCCAACAGAACCAACGCACACAGAAGAACTAATCAGCCACATACAGAATCAATCTCCTAAGACACCGGACATTATAAAAGAGTTAATAGACAATCACGACACGTCAGCTATGGAAAACGGTGTACGATACTATTTCAACGATACCGACATAGTAGGCAGAAAGATATACACGTATGAAAATGGCGCTAAGGTAGTAGATAACGATGCTACAAATGAGAAATTACCCGCATCATGGCATAAGCGCCTTGTCGATCAGAAGGTAGGTTATTTAGTTGGTAAGCCTGTAACATTGGCAAGCGACAAGGAAAACGACCCTGCATTGGAACGTATACAAGAAATTATAGGCGATGAATTTGACGACACGATGCCAGAGTTAGTCAAACATGCATCTAATAAGGGAAGGGAGTTCTTGCATCCGTATATAGACGATGAAGGACAATTCGATTACATGATTGTACCCGCACAGGAATGTATACCGATATACACCAAGACAAAGAAACGTGACTTAGAAGCAGTTATACGTTATTACGATGTAGGCGACATTAAGAAAATCGAATTATGGGATAGTGAGCAGGTAACGTATTATGAGGAAATAGACGGCAAAGTACATTATGATGCCGGAGTAGAACAGAATCCGCAGTCACACTTTTATTATGGGAATAAAGGCTATGGATGGGGCAAAGTACCGTTTGTTGATTTCCGTAACAACGAGGAATGTATAAGCGACCTGAAGTTTTACAAGCGCCTAATTGATGCATATGAGTTAATCATCAGTAATACAGCTAACACCATTGTAGACGTACAGTCTTTGATATATGTGCTAAAAGGGTATGAAGGTCAAGACTTGGATGAGTTCATGACTAATCTTAAGAAATACAAGGCTATTAGCGTATCGGATGAACCAGGTAGTGGAGTGGACACATTGCAAGCTGACATACCTGTTAATGCAGTAGATAGCCATGCAGACAGGTTAGAACAGCTTATATATGATGCAGGGCAAGGCGTTAATTTCAGCGCTGACAAGCTAGGAAACAACCCTTCTGGCGTATCATTGAAATTCCTGTACACAGCATTGGATTTAAAGGCTAGCGTCTTAGAACGAAAATTTAGCAAGTCATTACGTGAATTTACATGGTTCATATGTGAGTATTTGTCCATAGCTGAGAATGTGAAAGCAGACTATCAAGACTACACATGGACATTTAATAAATCCATCATCACGAATGAAGCTGAGATAATCAAGAATCTAGGACTATCACAGTCTATGTTATCGGACGAGACTATTCTAACGAATCATCCGTACGTGGACGATGTGCAAGCTGAACTTGACAAACGAAAAGCGCAACAAGACGAGTACATGCAGAACATGCCAGGTGTTGAAGTAAATGAACCAGAATGA
- a CDS encoding PBSX family phage terminase large subunit: MTMQRKLSEFIPKKFHSIWKAAVNPDVLNIVCKGGRGSGKSSDIAHIIVQMLMRYPVNAVGIRKFDNTIELSIFEQIKWAISEQGVTHLFKVNKSPMRITYVPRGNYITFRGAQEPERIKSLKSANFPFAIAWLEEIAEFKTEDEVTTITNSLLRGELGDGLFYKFFYSYNPPKRKQSWVNKKYETQFQPENTFVHHSTYLDNPFIADQFKEEAQAAKERNLLKYEWEYLGKAIGSGVVPFDNLNFRTITDDEVKVFDNIRQGLDFGYAVDPVSFVRWHYDKTRKRIYAIDEFYGVKLSNAKLAKWVNSKGYHDTMTIADSAEPKSIAELKSYGMRIKGAKKGPGSVEYGEKWLDDLEEIIIDPKRTPNTAKEFENIDYQTDKDGNPKAKLEDADNHSIDSTRYGFENDMKQRSISILK, translated from the coding sequence ATGACGATGCAACGTAAACTATCAGAGTTTATCCCGAAGAAGTTTCATTCAATATGGAAAGCTGCTGTCAATCCTGATGTGCTGAACATTGTATGCAAGGGTGGCAGGGGTAGCGGTAAGTCATCGGACATAGCACATATCATTGTACAAATGCTTATGAGATACCCTGTAAATGCAGTAGGTATACGAAAGTTTGATAATACAATCGAGTTATCCATATTCGAGCAGATTAAGTGGGCCATATCAGAGCAAGGGGTAACACATCTATTTAAAGTGAATAAGTCTCCTATGCGTATCACATACGTTCCTAGAGGTAATTACATTACATTCAGGGGCGCACAAGAACCGGAACGCATCAAGTCATTAAAGAGTGCTAATTTCCCTTTTGCTATTGCGTGGCTAGAGGAAATAGCGGAATTTAAAACAGAAGATGAAGTGACAACCATTACAAACTCATTATTACGTGGTGAATTGGGTGATGGTTTATTTTATAAGTTCTTTTATTCGTATAACCCGCCTAAGAGGAAACAGTCATGGGTTAATAAGAAATATGAAACACAATTCCAACCGGAAAACACTTTCGTACACCATAGCACATATTTGGATAATCCATTCATAGCGGATCAGTTCAAAGAAGAAGCACAAGCAGCTAAAGAACGTAATCTACTAAAATATGAGTGGGAATATCTAGGTAAGGCTATCGGTTCAGGTGTAGTGCCGTTTGATAATCTAAACTTTAGAACGATAACAGATGATGAAGTGAAGGTGTTTGATAACATACGTCAAGGACTGGATTTTGGTTATGCAGTCGATCCGGTATCATTTGTGCGTTGGCATTATGACAAGACGCGGAAACGCATATATGCTATTGATGAGTTTTACGGTGTTAAGTTGAGTAACGCAAAGTTAGCCAAATGGGTAAACAGTAAAGGCTATCACGACACTATGACGATAGCTGATTCAGCAGAACCTAAGAGCATAGCAGAATTAAAAAGTTACGGCATGAGGATTAAAGGTGCCAAGAAAGGCCCGGGAAGTGTTGAATATGGCGAAAAGTGGTTGGATGACTTAGAGGAAATAATCATCGACCCGAAACGCACACCTAACACAGCGAAAGAATTCGAAAACATAGACTACCAGACGGACAAAGACGGTAATCCTAAAGCTAAGTTAGAAGATGCAGACAATCACTCAATAGATAGTACACGCTATGGATTTGAAAACGACATGAAGCAACGTAGTATTTCCATATTGAAGTAA
- a CDS encoding HNH endonuclease signature motif containing protein, producing MNKYMYECIKCNEIFKSYNPKPKYCSKKCKDEYSKQKIKTDEIKRLYKEGHTQLEIATKLGATQKIIYSRMKEEGIKARTPKKRNQFGKNNSYWKNGIIKDKGYVLEKTPGHPRASKVGDYVYQHVLIMERHLGRRLNWNGADNPDSEIVHHKNEIKDDNRLENLELMTISEHTRHHNEIRNRKGVV from the coding sequence ATGAACAAATACATGTATGAATGCATCAAGTGCAATGAGATATTTAAAAGCTACAACCCGAAACCAAAATATTGTTCTAAAAAATGTAAAGATGAATATTCAAAACAAAAAATAAAAACTGATGAGATTAAAAGACTATACAAAGAAGGTCATACGCAGTTGGAAATAGCCACGAAGTTAGGCGCAACGCAAAAGATTATATATTCAAGAATGAAAGAAGAAGGAATTAAAGCAAGAACACCAAAGAAAAGGAATCAGTTTGGAAAAAATAACTCGTATTGGAAAAATGGGATAATTAAGGATAAGGGGTATGTTTTAGAGAAAACACCAGGGCATCCCAGGGCATCTAAGGTAGGAGATTACGTTTATCAACACGTACTGATAATGGAAAGGCATTTAGGTAGACGTTTAAATTGGAACGGAGCGGATAATCCCGACAGCGAAATAGTTCATCATAAAAACGAGATCAAAGACGACAATAGATTGGAAAATTTAGAACTCATGACAATATCTGAACATACAAGGCATCATAATGAAATCAGAAACAGAAAGGGAGTGGTTTGA
- a CDS encoding HNH endonuclease gives MGRPNKYIELEIEDKLDLVEGWKRDGLSDEQIAGNLGVSYTVLKEWKKKYPPFATAIKKGKEVSDYELENTLHKRATGYYYTEQTVTNKGDIVEIKKYEHPNPTSLIFALKNRLPKKYRDKQEIEQTGNMNVTFVDDIGTDDDAT, from the coding sequence ATGGGCAGACCTAATAAATACATTGAATTAGAAATTGAAGATAAATTGGATTTAGTCGAAGGGTGGAAACGTGACGGGTTATCTGATGAACAAATAGCGGGCAACTTAGGCGTTTCTTATACTGTGTTGAAAGAGTGGAAAAAGAAATATCCGCCTTTTGCGACTGCCATAAAAAAGGGTAAAGAAGTTTCAGACTATGAACTAGAAAACACATTGCACAAACGAGCAACGGGTTACTATTACACGGAACAAACAGTCACTAACAAGGGTGATATTGTGGAAATAAAGAAGTATGAGCACCCTAACCCGACATCACTAATATTTGCATTAAAGAATAGACTTCCAAAAAAATACCGCGACAAACAGGAAATAGAACAAACAGGAAATATGAACGTTACATTTGTTGACGACATAGGAACTGATGACGATGCAACGTAA